Proteins from a genomic interval of Paenibacillus sp. FSL H8-0048:
- a CDS encoding M42 family metallopeptidase, whose amino-acid sequence MNTDTLELFKTLTEFPSASGFERELRAYVKEAMTPYTDEFVQDRLGSLFGVMRGEANGPKIMVAGHFDEVGFMVTGITDNGMIRFTPLGGWLASAVASQRLQIITPKGTLNGVVGSTPIHLLSADERGKAGEISKMYIDIGADSREEAQSFGVAPGQQVVPVCPFTPLANPKKIMAKAWDNRYGVGLAIELMKELHGQALPNTLYCGATVQEEVGLRGARTAANLLAPDIFFGLDASAAADMTGDRQAFGHLGQGALLRIFDPTMITHRGLVEYVQDTADTHKIKYQYFVSQGGTDAGQVHLSGIGIPSAVIGICSRYIHTATSIIHSDDYAAAKELLIKLVQGLDRTTLQTILENS is encoded by the coding sequence ATGAATACAGACACCCTTGAATTGTTCAAAACCTTAACAGAATTTCCCTCAGCCTCCGGCTTCGAGCGCGAGCTGCGCGCTTATGTCAAGGAGGCTATGACGCCTTATACGGATGAATTCGTGCAGGACCGGCTGGGCAGCCTGTTCGGCGTTATGCGCGGTGAAGCTAACGGTCCCAAGATTATGGTGGCCGGCCATTTCGATGAGGTAGGCTTCATGGTGACCGGCATTACAGACAACGGGATGATCCGCTTCACACCGCTGGGCGGATGGCTGGCTTCGGCCGTGGCCTCACAGCGGCTGCAGATCATTACGCCGAAGGGTACGCTGAACGGCGTGGTCGGCAGTACACCCATCCACCTGCTAAGCGCGGATGAACGCGGCAAGGCCGGGGAGATCAGCAAGATGTACATTGATATCGGTGCAGACAGCCGCGAGGAAGCACAGAGCTTCGGAGTAGCTCCGGGACAGCAGGTCGTTCCGGTCTGCCCGTTCACGCCGCTGGCCAATCCGAAGAAGATTATGGCCAAGGCCTGGGACAACCGCTACGGTGTCGGACTGGCTATTGAATTAATGAAGGAACTGCACGGACAAGCCTTGCCGAATACGCTCTACTGCGGGGCTACCGTTCAGGAAGAGGTTGGGCTGCGCGGTGCCCGGACGGCTGCCAATCTGCTGGCCCCGGATATTTTCTTCGGGCTGGACGCCAGCGCCGCTGCCGATATGACCGGCGACCGCCAGGCCTTCGGCCATCTGGGACAGGGTGCGCTGCTGCGTATTTTTGACCCGACGATGATTACCCACCGGGGGCTGGTTGAATATGTGCAGGATACAGCCGACACTCATAAGATCAAGTACCAGTATTTCGTCTCCCAGGGAGGAACGGATGCGGGTCAGGTGCATCTCAGCGGCATCGGCATTCCTTCAGCGGTAATCGGGATCTGCTCCCGTTACATCCACACGGCCACCTCGATCATCCACAGTGATGATTATGCGGCAGCCAAAGAGCTGCTGATTAAGCTGGTGCAGGGACTGGACCGCACGACACTGCAGACGATTCTGGAGAACAGCTAA
- a CDS encoding mannitol-1-phosphate 5-dehydrogenase: MKAVHFGAGNIGRGFIGLLLSQAGYEVTFVDVNEAFVTQLKERGEYPVTLASGGQETVVVKNVTALSSVTHADEVAAAIAEADLVTTAVGVSILKHIAGVLADGISRRAAVSSAPLHVIACENAIGGSAQLKELVYAKLDEETRAKAESSVAFPNAAVDRIVPLQQHEDILKVVVEPFYEWVVDASQMIPGYTPVEGVHYVENLEPYIERKLFTVNTGHCSAAYLGFLQGYETIQQAMADEALTAKVREVLEETGALLVQKHGFDAAEHSRYIDKILERFRNPALTDEVSRVGRSPLRKLSPNDRLVSPATQAYDRGLSYTALTRSMAGALLFKAGDDPEALELQAAIAELGAEAALTKYTGLAADHPIHQSAMEQYAILS, from the coding sequence ATGAAGGCGGTCCATTTCGGCGCGGGCAATATCGGCAGGGGCTTCATCGGGCTGCTGTTGTCGCAGGCGGGCTATGAAGTGACTTTTGTGGATGTGAATGAGGCCTTTGTCACCCAGCTCAAGGAACGCGGCGAGTATCCGGTCACGCTGGCCAGCGGCGGTCAGGAAACGGTCGTCGTGAAGAATGTAACGGCTCTTAGCAGTGTAACGCATGCGGATGAAGTAGCGGCCGCCATTGCTGAAGCGGATCTGGTGACAACTGCGGTTGGTGTGTCCATTCTGAAGCATATCGCGGGTGTACTGGCTGATGGCATCAGCAGAAGAGCAGCTGTCTCCTCCGCACCGCTGCATGTAATCGCCTGCGAGAATGCGATTGGCGGCAGTGCACAGCTCAAGGAGCTGGTGTACGCGAAGCTGGATGAAGAGACCCGTGCGAAGGCTGAATCTTCGGTTGCTTTTCCGAACGCGGCAGTGGACCGGATCGTTCCGCTCCAGCAGCATGAGGATATTCTGAAGGTGGTTGTTGAGCCGTTCTATGAATGGGTGGTGGACGCCTCGCAGATGATCCCGGGCTATACGCCGGTTGAAGGGGTGCATTATGTAGAGAATCTGGAGCCGTATATTGAACGCAAGCTCTTTACTGTGAACACGGGCCACTGCTCTGCGGCGTACCTTGGCTTCCTGCAGGGCTACGAGACCATTCAGCAGGCTATGGCGGATGAGGCGTTAACGGCGAAGGTACGTGAGGTGCTGGAGGAGACCGGCGCGTTGCTGGTCCAGAAGCATGGCTTCGATGCAGCGGAGCACAGCCGGTATATCGATAAAATCCTGGAACGCTTCCGCAATCCGGCGTTGACCGATGAGGTGTCCCGAGTAGGCCGCTCGCCGCTGCGCAAGCTGTCGCCGAATGACCGTCTGGTATCCCCTGCAACGCAGGCGTATGACAGAGGGCTGAGCTACACGGCGCTGACGCGTTCCATGGCCGGTGCGCTGCTGTTCAAGGCGGGGGATGACCCCGAAGCGCTAGAGCTGCAAGCTGCAATCGCGGAGCTTGGAGCAGAAGCAGCGTTGACGAAGTATACGGGGCTTGCTGCGGATCACCCTATTCATCAGTCTGCGATGGAGCAATATGCGATTTTGAGCTAA
- a CDS encoding AAA family ATPase: MPVRQESTQIMNAVRTNLESCILGKSFEIELLLTALLAGGHVLIEDVPGTGKTQLIRALSRSMSGEYRRIQCNPDILPSDITGVSVYHPRDEMFHFRPGPVMTNILLADEINRATTKTQSALLEVMEERNVTVDGETYPLPHPFMLCATQNPIDFEGTYTLPEAQLDRFMLRISLGYPDADTEKNLLRTHQQGQPVDRLAPVTSMETIAAIQEEIRDVFISEPVLNYLLDVVRQTRVHPLVLLGASPRASLSFMMACKAYAFLQERDYVLPDDVKTLTPYTLGHRILLRPESRLDNVSMDSLLHKLLQSINVPVTMRQ; encoded by the coding sequence ATGCCCGTACGTCAAGAATCTACGCAAATAATGAACGCTGTCCGCACTAATCTGGAATCCTGTATTCTTGGTAAAAGCTTTGAAATAGAACTGCTGCTGACTGCCCTGTTAGCAGGCGGACATGTCCTGATTGAGGATGTTCCGGGGACTGGCAAAACCCAGCTTATCCGCGCACTCTCCCGGTCGATGTCCGGCGAATACCGGCGTATCCAGTGTAACCCGGATATTCTGCCGAGTGATATTACCGGCGTATCTGTCTATCATCCGCGCGATGAGATGTTCCACTTCCGTCCGGGCCCGGTGATGACCAATATTCTGCTGGCCGATGAGATCAACCGGGCGACCACCAAGACCCAGTCCGCACTGCTTGAGGTCATGGAGGAACGCAATGTTACGGTCGATGGAGAGACCTATCCCCTTCCGCATCCGTTCATGCTCTGCGCGACCCAGAATCCGATAGATTTCGAGGGAACCTATACCCTCCCCGAAGCTCAGCTCGACCGCTTCATGCTGCGGATCAGCCTGGGCTACCCGGATGCCGACACCGAGAAGAACCTGCTGCGTACCCATCAGCAGGGCCAGCCGGTGGACAGGCTGGCTCCGGTAACCAGCATGGAGACGATCGCCGCCATTCAGGAGGAGATCCGCGATGTATTCATCAGCGAGCCGGTGCTGAACTACCTGCTGGATGTGGTCCGCCAGACGCGGGTGCACCCGCTGGTGCTGCTGGGCGCAAGCCCCCGGGCATCGTTATCGTTCATGATGGCCTGCAAGGCCTACGCTTTTCTCCAGGAACGGGACTATGTGCTGCCTGATGATGTGAAGACCCTGACCCCGTATACACTGGGACACCGTATCCTGCTGCGGCCGGAATCACGCCTGGACAACGTCAGCATGGACTCCCTGCTGCACAAGCTGCTTCAGAGCATTAACGTGCCTGTAACCATGAGGCAATAA
- the spoVAD gene encoding stage V sporulation protein AD codes for MKQLGKQTWEFTNRPVILGTSAVVGPEEGEGPLASSFDFVYDSLEMGEKTWEKAERALFEKAAKLALMNANLEQEKLEFFVGGDLMNQIISSSFAARKLGVPYLGVFGACSTSMESLAIASMIVDSGGGKYALAGTSSHNCTVEKQFRYPTEYGSQKPPTAQYTVTGSGCAVVGVNDGTVQGPHVVYATLGRIMDLGLKDPFNMGTAMAPAAADTITAHFRDTGLTPGHYDLIVTGDLASVGLPIAKDLLAKEGIPMEETVFNDCGLMMYDLDKQKYVIAGGSGAGCSATVTYGHIMKRMKKGELKRVLIVATGALLSPLSYQQGESIPCVAHAVALESGGEGA; via the coding sequence ATGAAGCAGCTCGGCAAACAGACCTGGGAATTTACGAACCGTCCGGTGATCCTCGGAACCTCTGCTGTAGTGGGACCCGAAGAGGGGGAAGGGCCGCTGGCCTCAAGCTTTGACTTCGTCTATGATTCGCTGGAGATGGGCGAGAAGACATGGGAGAAGGCAGAACGCGCCCTGTTCGAAAAAGCCGCCAAGCTTGCCCTCATGAATGCGAATCTGGAGCAGGAGAAGCTGGAGTTCTTCGTCGGCGGGGATCTGATGAATCAGATCATCAGCAGCTCCTTCGCCGCGCGCAAGCTCGGCGTGCCTTACCTCGGGGTGTTCGGTGCCTGCTCCACCTCGATGGAGAGCCTTGCCATCGCCTCGATGATCGTGGATTCCGGCGGCGGCAAATACGCGCTGGCCGGTACATCCAGCCACAACTGTACGGTTGAGAAACAGTTCCGCTACCCGACAGAGTACGGCTCGCAGAAGCCGCCCACCGCCCAGTACACCGTAACAGGCTCCGGCTGCGCAGTGGTAGGGGTGAACGACGGGACGGTTCAAGGGCCGCATGTAGTGTATGCAACACTTGGTCGCATCATGGATCTGGGGCTGAAGGATCCGTTCAACATGGGAACCGCTATGGCCCCGGCAGCCGCCGATACGATTACGGCGCATTTCCGCGATACAGGGCTGACACCCGGGCATTATGATCTGATTGTTACGGGCGATCTGGCTTCCGTCGGCTTGCCGATTGCCAAGGATCTGTTGGCTAAGGAAGGCATCCCGATGGAGGAGACGGTGTTCAATGATTGCGGGCTGATGATGTATGACCTGGACAAGCAGAAATACGTCATTGCCGGGGGCAGCGGCGCGGGCTGCTCGGCTACAGTGACTTACGGGCATATTATGAAGCGTATGAAGAAGGGTGAACTGAAGCGTGTATTGATTGTAGCGACCGGAGCGCTTCTGTCGCCGCTGTCATATCAACAAGGGGAGAGTATTCCGTGCGTAGCCCATGCGGTAGCCCTGGAGAGCGGAGGTGAGGGAGCATGA
- the spoVAE gene encoding stage V sporulation protein AE: protein MIYLWAFLVGGAICVIGQLMFDVLKLTPAHTMSTLVVLGAAADAFGIYDPLVKFAGAGASVPITSFGNSLVHGALTELERDGWVGVVTGIFDVTSAGISSAIVFSFLAALVVRPKG from the coding sequence ATGATTTATTTATGGGCTTTTCTGGTCGGGGGTGCGATATGCGTGATCGGCCAGCTGATGTTCGATGTGCTGAAGCTGACTCCGGCCCATACCATGAGTACGCTGGTGGTGCTTGGTGCGGCTGCCGACGCTTTTGGTATCTACGATCCGCTGGTGAAATTCGCCGGAGCCGGGGCCAGCGTGCCCATTACCAGCTTCGGGAATTCGCTGGTCCACGGCGCGCTGACTGAGCTGGAGCGCGATGGCTGGGTCGGTGTCGTCACCGGGATCTTCGATGTGACCAGCGCCGGGATTTCCTCGGCGATTGTCTTCTCTTTCCTGGCGGCGCTGGTCGTCCGCCCGAAGGGGTAA
- the spoVAC gene encoding stage V sporulation protein AC, translating into MPAKTKKSGVKLNLDGLTPKAYQELAKPYVPSRPVFKNCMRAFLSGGLICVLGQGIQEAFMAIFDMTSREAASPTVAILILLSVILTSFGVYDKLAQWCGAGTAVPVTGFANSMCSAALEHRAEGLVLGVGGNMFKLAGSVIVFGVVAAFIVGVVYAVMGWGGAH; encoded by the coding sequence TTGCCGGCAAAAACAAAAAAGTCAGGCGTCAAGCTGAACCTTGACGGTCTGACCCCGAAGGCCTATCAGGAATTGGCCAAGCCTTACGTGCCTTCTCGTCCTGTATTCAAAAATTGTATGCGCGCCTTCCTCTCCGGGGGACTCATCTGTGTGCTGGGACAAGGCATCCAGGAAGCATTCATGGCGATATTCGATATGACCTCCAGAGAGGCGGCAAGCCCGACCGTAGCCATTCTGATTCTGCTCTCCGTCATACTGACCAGCTTCGGGGTATATGACAAGCTCGCCCAATGGTGCGGTGCAGGCACAGCAGTGCCGGTCACAGGATTCGCCAACAGCATGTGCTCTGCGGCACTGGAGCACCGGGCGGAAGGGCTGGTGCTGGGCGTGGGCGGGAACATGTTCAAACTGGCCGGGTCGGTTATTGTGTTCGGCGTCGTTGCTGCTTTTATCGTGGGTGTAGTGTATGCCGTTATGGGCTGGGGAGGTGCGCATTAA
- a CDS encoding DUF58 domain-containing protein, with translation MRALLTRAAAAIELRKFTGVLAIWVITLFYVLFQGGKTSFMLFIMVSVLILYLFIGGLEGVRRARGTRSFYSEQDKPDLLYAGGFLKVKLEVTIPGFLPLPYVIVREILKRHNGESWVFEESLIPNMGGRGELLFQTPLLERGRYTFENTDILSEDIFGLMEHKGTFKAEGQFRVMPRAVVVPRWQLYERKARLSGPQVSLLQSRRETTQINGVRDYVYGDRLTRIHWNATAKTGEWKSKEFEHESVPRTILVLDGTSSGYYNSAQFELAVSVTASLLGFGIRERIGIGLCCLDKHNKVFSPAEGNAERQKMIQYLIDINAEGKGPLINRLESVQRLFPKGSYFVLISPQSGRVVLDTLRWAENRGMTPSHIHVLHPSGKYRAGEWQNILHSHGVTGHSISTLQELPAVLGGDSVR, from the coding sequence ATGAGGGCCTTACTTACGCGGGCTGCCGCTGCGATTGAGCTGAGGAAGTTCACGGGCGTTCTGGCGATTTGGGTCATCACACTCTTCTACGTGCTGTTTCAGGGCGGCAAAACCTCGTTCATGCTGTTCATCATGGTCTCTGTACTCATTCTGTATCTGTTCATTGGCGGCCTTGAAGGGGTCCGGCGGGCCAGAGGCACACGCAGCTTTTATTCCGAACAGGATAAGCCGGACCTGCTCTATGCCGGGGGCTTTCTCAAGGTGAAGCTGGAAGTGACCATTCCGGGATTTCTGCCCTTGCCCTACGTGATCGTAAGGGAAATTCTGAAGCGCCATAACGGAGAGTCCTGGGTGTTCGAGGAGAGCCTGATTCCGAACATGGGCGGACGGGGCGAGCTGCTGTTCCAGACACCGCTGCTGGAGCGGGGCCGTTATACTTTTGAGAATACGGATATTCTCAGCGAGGACATCTTCGGTCTGATGGAGCACAAGGGAACCTTCAAGGCAGAAGGCCAGTTCCGGGTCATGCCCCGGGCCGTCGTAGTGCCGCGCTGGCAGCTGTACGAGCGCAAGGCGCGCCTGTCGGGGCCGCAGGTATCGCTGCTGCAGTCCAGGCGCGAGACCACGCAGATCAACGGTGTCCGTGATTATGTCTACGGCGACCGGCTGACACGCATTCACTGGAATGCAACGGCGAAGACCGGTGAGTGGAAGTCTAAGGAATTCGAGCATGAATCCGTTCCCAGAACCATTCTGGTGCTGGACGGCACCTCCAGCGGCTATTACAACTCCGCACAATTCGAGCTGGCGGTCTCGGTCACGGCTTCTCTTCTCGGCTTCGGCATCCGGGAGCGGATCGGCATCGGCCTGTGCTGTCTGGATAAGCATAATAAGGTGTTCAGTCCGGCGGAAGGCAATGCCGAGCGGCAAAAGATGATTCAGTATTTAATTGACATCAATGCGGAAGGCAAGGGGCCGCTGATTAACAGGCTGGAGAGTGTCCAGCGGCTGTTCCCCAAGGGGTCGTATTTCGTACTGATCAGTCCGCAGAGCGGCAGAGTGGTGCTGGATACGCTGCGCTGGGCGGAGAACCGGGGGATGACGCCTTCCCATATTCATGTTCTTCATCCTTCCGGGAAATACCGGGCCGGTGAGTGGCAGAATATCCTGCACTCGCATGGCGTTACCGGACATAGCATCAGCACACTTCAGGAGCTTCCTGCGGTACTTGGAGGTGATTCGGTCCGATGA